In Bacillus sp. Cs-700, one genomic interval encodes:
- the manA gene encoding mannose-6-phosphate isomerase, class I, which translates to MYQHEPLFLTPEFKDRLWGGTKLRDVFGYTIPTETTGECWGISAHQNGASEVRNGPLAGKKLNEVWENHRELFGHEKGEHFPLLVKILDADQDLSVQVHPDDSYAREVEGEAYGKTECWYIIDCDPGSELIFGHHAQSKESFKQMIAAGDWDNLLRRIPIEPGEFYFVPSGTIHAIGAGTMILETQQSSDTTYRVYDYDRTDANGNTRDLHIERSIDVSTIPHEDPPFSPVVTEEDGLKQVELVSSEYFTVYKWELDGEYSLQEDHAYLLVSVLSGEGVIASSESSHSVKQGDHLIIPATMKACKLEGDLEMIVSKSEKA; encoded by the coding sequence ATGTATCAACACGAACCACTTTTTCTAACACCCGAATTTAAAGATCGTCTTTGGGGTGGAACGAAGCTACGAGATGTTTTTGGGTATACGATTCCAACTGAAACGACTGGTGAATGCTGGGGGATTTCGGCTCACCAAAATGGCGCAAGTGAGGTGCGGAATGGTCCGCTTGCTGGAAAGAAATTAAATGAGGTTTGGGAAAATCATCGTGAACTTTTTGGGCATGAAAAGGGCGAACACTTTCCACTTTTAGTTAAAATTCTTGATGCTGATCAGGATCTTTCTGTTCAAGTTCACCCTGATGATTCGTATGCGAGAGAAGTTGAAGGAGAGGCTTACGGAAAAACAGAATGCTGGTATATTATTGATTGTGACCCTGGCTCTGAACTAATCTTTGGCCATCACGCACAGTCAAAAGAATCGTTCAAACAGATGATTGCGGCTGGGGATTGGGATAACTTGCTACGCCGCATTCCAATTGAACCCGGTGAATTTTATTTTGTACCAAGTGGAACGATTCATGCCATCGGTGCAGGAACGATGATTCTTGAAACGCAGCAAAGTTCAGATACAACGTACCGCGTGTATGATTATGATCGAACTGACGCTAATGGAAATACACGTGATCTTCATATTGAACGTTCGATTGATGTATCGACGATCCCTCATGAAGATCCGCCTTTTTCTCCCGTTGTGACAGAAGAAGACGGTTTGAAGCAGGTTGAGCTAGTATCTTCAGAGTATTTCACAGTATACAAGTGGGAGCTTGATGGAGAGTATTCTCTTCAGGAAGACCACGCTTACTTGCTTGTAAGTGTGCTAAGTGGAGAAGGCGTGATTGCATCTAGTGAATCTTCACATTCTGTCAAGCAGGGCGATCATCTGATCATCCCGGCAACGATGAAAGCATGTAAGTTAGAAGGCGATCTTGAAATGATCGTTTCAAAAAGCGAAAAAGCATAG
- a CDS encoding ROK family protein: MENVYIGVDLGGTNLRVGIVDENGRILQVKQIATEADQGYELIIERMTNLIKEVKKAYSAVSIGIGSPGPLNPFDGIVVSPPNLPGWKDVPITAMVEEAIGIPAYLVNDADAAALGEALYGGGKDRESTFYITVSTGVGGGYVQSNRLMQGEHGYSAEIGNMIIQPGGQKHANMNAGSLEALASGTSIAREGKARLGKTLGAEDVFQLAKEENKEALAIIEEAVDALAIGIANLVHTVDPSVFILGGGVMQAKDMILPMLRKKVDSYVYEGLRGKIAIEPVQLHDKAGIIGAAMHGRQKFDDEKLKRE, translated from the coding sequence ATGGAAAACGTGTATATCGGAGTAGACCTTGGCGGTACAAATCTGCGTGTTGGGATTGTCGATGAGAACGGACGGATTCTGCAAGTGAAACAAATAGCGACAGAAGCCGATCAGGGTTACGAATTGATTATTGAGCGAATGACCAATTTAATAAAAGAAGTGAAAAAAGCGTATTCAGCGGTTTCCATTGGGATTGGTTCACCAGGACCTTTAAATCCATTTGATGGAATCGTGGTGTCCCCTCCTAATCTCCCTGGATGGAAAGATGTACCTATTACCGCAATGGTTGAAGAAGCAATCGGCATCCCCGCATATCTCGTCAATGATGCTGATGCCGCTGCGCTTGGTGAAGCATTATATGGCGGGGGAAAGGATAGAGAAAGCACTTTTTACATAACAGTTAGCACCGGCGTTGGCGGCGGCTACGTGCAAAGTAATCGCCTCATGCAAGGCGAACATGGCTATAGCGCGGAGATTGGTAATATGATTATCCAGCCTGGTGGTCAGAAGCATGCGAATATGAACGCTGGATCCCTTGAAGCGCTAGCTTCAGGTACGTCAATTGCCCGAGAAGGAAAGGCGCGACTAGGCAAAACTTTAGGAGCAGAAGATGTGTTTCAACTTGCTAAAGAAGAAAATAAGGAAGCGCTCGCGATTATAGAAGAAGCAGTGGATGCACTGGCAATCGGGATTGCGAATCTTGTTCATACTGTTGATCCGTCTGTCTTTATTCTCGGTGGCGGGGTGATGCAGGCAAAAGACATGATTTTGCCGATGTTACGAAAAAAAGTCGATTCCTATGTGTATGAAGGACTTCGTGGGAAAATCGCGATCGAACCCGTGCAGCTCCATGATAAAGCTGGCATTATTGGGGCGGCGATGCATGGACGGCAAAAATTTGATGATGAGAAGCTAAAAAGAGAGTAG
- a CDS encoding DUF5317 domain-containing protein produces MVFDGILVAILVGYLRKGSLKGFAYLSFRAGWIFPLLLFIEVLIFSFQSTYAWIGKLSAPLFMLIYIVGLTFLWLNRKMNIGIMILFIGVLLNFIVMALNGGRMPASLESANILDPAYAEAIKNGLYGKHAVLTDQTALWFLGDVIPITDPYPKDQVISIGDVIMNIGIFIFIQRVMVKTKHPDTLIQTPAPQKGT; encoded by the coding sequence ATGGTTTTTGACGGCATTTTAGTAGCAATTCTCGTCGGTTATTTAAGAAAAGGGAGTTTAAAAGGCTTTGCTTATCTCTCATTTCGAGCTGGATGGATCTTTCCATTGCTACTTTTCATTGAGGTTCTTATCTTTTCCTTTCAATCTACCTACGCATGGATTGGTAAACTAAGCGCACCGCTCTTTATGCTAATTTACATCGTCGGACTAACATTTCTTTGGTTAAATCGAAAAATGAACATTGGGATCATGATTCTTTTCATCGGTGTTCTATTAAATTTCATCGTAATGGCTCTAAACGGAGGAAGAATGCCTGCATCTCTTGAATCAGCGAATATTCTAGATCCTGCTTACGCTGAAGCAATCAAAAATGGACTTTACGGAAAACATGCCGTGTTAACGGATCAAACTGCTCTCTGGTTCCTCGGCGACGTCATTCCGATTACGGACCCTTATCCAAAAGATCAGGTAATTAGTATAGGTGACGTGATCATGAATATTGGTATTTTTATTTTCATCCAGCGCGTTATGGTTAAGACCAAACATCCAGATACCCTCATCCAAACGCCAGCGCCTCAAAAAGGAACTTGA
- a CDS encoding diguanylate cyclase, with the protein MKGIFQKFNNVVSVYLALTTIAGSSIFLTQYLLTFHQINWSLAFTFVAAILLLNHYTILLPPSGNSLSMDSAIYLAVLFVFDLHMTLTLLLVTSIIYALYNKKVVWWKHLFNFAIYSFMIIGAYEVFMLSGELSGMLTFFNVASYMFSLVVYFSLNVLLIGVFFLLSASENLYQIVQGMLKETISSYFITLGLSLILVLLMQQQVILGMLLFLSVAVVLSVSFKQYFELYQEVSQKADIDHLTELYNHGYFKSLLEDEIKTAKATGQPLSIGLIDLDDFKKYNDQHGHLQGDRLLKHFGAELKRNAKDVFTAARYGGEEFALLMPGKTEREAYHIINHLRKEVNDHYFEGVEVLPHGCLSFSAGVIQYNRDMYDSSEVLEKADQAMYFSKTKGKNNVCIYDANHVLSKTFYNHKEMELLEQQLKIFLSKDIYTYKHSKRVHEYAIEFSNRLNLNANDQKTLVMGALIHDIGKLEIPREVINKKGKLTKDEWEMVQKHVTWGREIVSTNRQLHDLLPLVELHHERFDGKGYPYGLSGEELPKLVRMLTIIDSFDAMTTERPYQRTKSISEAIDELKKCAGTQFDPDLVREFIKVINENPALNENPIQITI; encoded by the coding sequence ATGAAGGGCATCTTTCAGAAATTCAATAATGTGGTAAGCGTATATCTTGCACTCACAACAATTGCAGGAAGTTCTATTTTCCTTACTCAGTACTTACTGACATTTCATCAAATTAACTGGAGTCTGGCCTTCACGTTCGTAGCGGCAATCCTGTTATTGAATCACTATACAATCCTATTGCCACCAAGCGGGAACTCGTTATCGATGGATTCAGCGATTTATCTGGCAGTCCTATTTGTATTTGATCTCCATATGACGCTAACTCTTTTGCTTGTAACCTCGATCATCTATGCTTTATACAACAAAAAAGTTGTCTGGTGGAAACATTTATTTAACTTTGCCATTTATAGCTTCATGATCATCGGTGCGTATGAAGTTTTTATGCTCTCCGGTGAATTAAGCGGCATGCTAACATTTTTCAACGTGGCCTCTTATATGTTTTCTCTGGTCGTGTACTTTAGTTTAAATGTGCTCTTAATCGGAGTTTTCTTCCTTTTATCCGCATCAGAAAACTTATATCAAATTGTGCAAGGTATGTTGAAAGAAACGATATCAAGTTATTTCATTACGCTTGGTCTTTCCTTGATTCTCGTTTTATTAATGCAACAACAGGTCATTCTTGGCATGCTATTGTTTTTATCTGTAGCTGTCGTGCTATCCGTTTCGTTTAAACAGTATTTTGAACTTTATCAAGAAGTTTCACAGAAAGCAGATATCGATCATCTCACTGAGCTATACAATCACGGTTATTTCAAGTCACTTTTAGAGGATGAAATAAAAACCGCAAAAGCCACAGGACAGCCTTTATCCATCGGTTTAATCGATCTTGATGATTTCAAAAAATACAATGATCAGCACGGTCATTTACAGGGCGACAGACTGTTAAAACACTTCGGTGCCGAACTAAAAAGGAATGCGAAAGATGTGTTTACAGCCGCTCGATATGGCGGAGAAGAATTTGCGCTATTAATGCCGGGAAAAACAGAACGGGAAGCGTATCACATCATCAATCATCTTCGAAAAGAAGTAAACGACCACTATTTTGAAGGTGTTGAAGTTCTTCCACACGGCTGCTTATCTTTCTCAGCGGGCGTTATTCAGTACAATCGGGACATGTATGATTCGTCGGAAGTTCTTGAGAAGGCAGATCAAGCGATGTATTTTTCTAAAACAAAAGGGAAAAACAACGTTTGTATTTATGATGCGAATCACGTTCTTTCCAAAACGTTTTACAACCATAAAGAAATGGAACTTCTAGAGCAACAATTGAAAATTTTTCTATCCAAAGATATTTATACGTACAAACATAGTAAACGAGTTCATGAGTATGCAATTGAGTTCAGCAATCGTTTGAATTTGAATGCAAATGATCAGAAAACCCTTGTAATGGGTGCCTTAATTCACGATATCGGGAAGCTTGAAATCCCTCGTGAAGTGATCAACAAAAAAGGCAAGCTGACGAAAGACGAATGGGAAATGGTTCAGAAGCACGTTACCTGGGGCAGAGAAATTGTGTCGACTAATCGCCAACTCCACGACCTCCTCCCGCTCGTCGAACTGCACCACGAACGTTTTGATGGAAAAGGTTATCCTTATGGATTAAGCGGTGAAGAGCTTCCAAAACTTGTACGCATGTTAACGATTATTGATTCGTTTGATGCCATGACAACCGAACGTCCTTACCAAAGAACAAAATCGATCAGCGAAGCGATTGATGAGCTAAAAAAATGTGCGGGTACTCAGTTTGATCCTGACCTCGTCCGTGAATTTATCAAAGTCATTAATGAGAATCCCGCTCTTAATGAGAATCCGATTCAGATTACGATTTAA
- the xylB gene encoding xylulokinase, with protein sequence MSYVIGIDLGTSAVKVIAADQKGQICAESSRSYPLYNPKFGYSEQDPEDWVNETITALQDLMSQLPSSTVEGISFSGQMHGLVLLDAKNQPLRRAILWNDTRSTKQCRAIEQRVGEERLYEITKNPSLEGMTLSKLLWVKENEPDVYKKAEVFLLPKDYVRFKLTGDLHMDYSDAAGTLLLNIREKAWSKEVAEKTGINLSLCPPLVESSEQTGKVKEDLVRGLDGVKVYAGGADNACGAVGAGILKNGRTLCSIGTSGVILSYEESANLEFDGNVHYFNHSQPNAYYTMGVTLSAGQSLSWFREQFAEDVSFEKLLSSINEIPPGANGLLFTPYLAGERTPHADAAIRGSFIGMDTSHTQAHFVKAVLEGITFSLHESIVKFRESGKRIDEIVSIGGGAKNRGWLQMQADIFDATIIKYESEEGPALGAAMLAAYGCGWFPSLESCSERFLKEKERFTPNKERVEAYRRLFPIYQSVYTNTKELSKKLTSYRQ encoded by the coding sequence TTGAGTTATGTGATTGGAATTGATCTTGGAACAAGTGCAGTGAAAGTGATTGCAGCTGATCAAAAGGGGCAAATATGTGCTGAATCTTCGAGAAGCTATCCACTCTATAATCCGAAGTTTGGCTATAGTGAACAAGATCCAGAGGACTGGGTCAATGAGACGATTACTGCACTTCAGGATTTAATGTCTCAGCTCCCTTCATCTACGGTTGAAGGTATTAGCTTTTCAGGGCAAATGCACGGGCTCGTCTTACTCGATGCAAAAAATCAGCCGCTTCGCCGAGCGATTTTATGGAATGATACGCGTTCTACGAAACAGTGTCGAGCGATTGAGCAACGAGTGGGAGAAGAGCGACTCTATGAAATTACGAAAAACCCATCCCTTGAAGGCATGACTCTTTCAAAATTATTATGGGTGAAGGAAAATGAACCTGATGTTTATAAGAAAGCGGAAGTCTTTCTTCTGCCAAAAGATTATGTGCGCTTCAAATTAACAGGCGACCTACATATGGACTACTCAGATGCAGCTGGTACGCTCTTATTAAACATACGAGAAAAAGCATGGAGTAAAGAAGTAGCTGAAAAAACGGGAATCAACCTTTCACTTTGCCCGCCATTAGTTGAATCTTCCGAACAGACTGGTAAAGTGAAGGAAGATCTTGTGCGTGGGCTTGATGGTGTGAAAGTGTATGCAGGAGGAGCAGATAATGCATGTGGCGCAGTTGGAGCGGGGATTTTAAAAAATGGGCGAACCCTATGTAGTATTGGCACTTCTGGTGTGATTTTATCATACGAAGAAAGCGCGAACCTGGAGTTTGATGGGAACGTTCACTATTTTAATCATAGTCAGCCAAATGCTTATTATACGATGGGGGTTACGCTTTCTGCCGGACAAAGCTTAAGCTGGTTCCGAGAACAGTTTGCTGAAGATGTTTCATTTGAAAAGTTACTTTCTTCTATTAATGAAATTCCACCTGGTGCAAACGGGCTGTTGTTTACCCCGTATTTAGCGGGAGAACGAACGCCGCATGCTGATGCTGCGATACGCGGAAGTTTCATTGGAATGGATACGTCCCATACGCAAGCACATTTTGTGAAAGCTGTATTAGAAGGCATCACGTTTTCGTTGCATGAGTCGATTGTGAAGTTTCGAGAGAGCGGAAAACGGATTGATGAAATTGTTTCGATTGGTGGTGGTGCAAAAAACAGAGGCTGGCTTCAAATGCAGGCAGATATTTTTGATGCAACCATTATTAAATATGAGTCGGAGGAAGGCCCTGCCCTTGGAGCTGCTATGCTCGCAGCGTATGGATGTGGTTGGTTTCCGTCTCTCGAATCTTGCAGTGAGCGATTCTTAAAAGAGAAAGAACGATTTACTCCGAATAAGGAGAGAGTGGAGGCGTATCGTAGACTGTTTCCAATCTATCAATCGGTCTATACAAATACGAAGGAGTTAAGTAAAAAGTTAACTTCTTATCGACAATAA
- a CDS encoding TIGR04104 family putative zinc finger protein, which yields MANCQQCQTKWTWKETFRAVVNFKKYDCCPSCGSKQYPTRRTRNNLAVIPSIVAVLWLPMLAFDVSLSIILPVELAMAIVTIGILPFFYHVTDCDEPMW from the coding sequence ATGGCTAACTGTCAACAATGTCAAACAAAATGGACGTGGAAAGAAACCTTTCGCGCTGTCGTTAACTTTAAAAAATACGATTGCTGTCCGTCTTGTGGAAGTAAACAGTACCCTACTCGCAGGACAAGGAATAACCTGGCTGTTATTCCGAGTATTGTTGCGGTACTCTGGCTACCGATGCTTGCATTTGACGTTTCGCTCTCGATTATTTTGCCGGTTGAGCTTGCAATGGCAATTGTTACGATTGGTATTTTACCGTTCTTTTATCATGTTACGGATTGTGACGAGCCGATGTGGTAA
- the pcp gene encoding pyroglutamyl-peptidase I has product MRPLLLTGFEPFLEHRHNPTEQIVMELDEEMIGGYEIISRVLPVDYERAAEMLIEYVEQCDPVAVIMLGLAADRTKITPERIAINVNDSVEDNAGHAPEDQPIVEGGPAAYFSTLPIKRMTDALMQNGIPAEISNTAGTYLCNNVMYSVLYALEQKDLTIPAGFVHVPPTFEMTLHHSAHTGFPFTSIRDAIKIMIHALEEDVQN; this is encoded by the coding sequence ATGAGGCCTTTACTATTAACAGGTTTTGAACCTTTTCTTGAGCATCGTCATAACCCAACCGAGCAGATTGTCATGGAATTGGATGAAGAAATGATTGGTGGGTATGAAATTATTTCACGTGTGCTGCCTGTTGATTATGAACGAGCGGCAGAAATGCTGATTGAGTATGTTGAACAGTGTGATCCGGTTGCAGTGATCATGCTTGGACTCGCTGCGGATCGGACGAAAATTACACCAGAACGTATTGCGATTAACGTGAATGACAGTGTAGAAGATAACGCGGGACACGCCCCTGAAGACCAACCGATTGTTGAGGGAGGCCCAGCCGCTTATTTTTCCACGCTTCCTATTAAAAGGATGACGGATGCGCTCATGCAAAATGGCATTCCTGCCGAAATTTCCAATACGGCTGGAACCTACCTTTGTAATAACGTCATGTATAGCGTGCTGTATGCGCTTGAACAAAAAGACCTTACGATTCCTGCAGGATTTGTTCATGTGCCACCTACTTTTGAGATGACGCTTCATCATTCGGCACACACCGGTTTTCCGTTTACGAGTATTCGAGATGCCATTAAAATTATGATTCATGCCCTAGAAGAGGATGTACAAAACTAA
- a CDS encoding sigma 54-interacting transcriptional regulator — protein MLNIMKTTGWEEIFSSLHNGIVMVDHNERIRYMNKSAQSLLRIHYWEGADIQKIVPNTRVKEVLESGHSLIGERLELFDRECVVNRTPFYKNEELVGVISVIQDITEVKHYRDLLRQFESIIEFSTDGLYVVDQEGVTIYVNSAYEEITGFPRSELIGRHMNELIEEGYIDQSVSLLVLKEKKRISLLQKISDKKDVIVTGSPVFNENHEIELVVTSVRDITQLNSLRSELDRARTFSALNQNRYSLQVEGISEKVIFRSNEMYEIYEKVKRIAPYPTSVLLSGESGVGKEVVANLIHYESDRKDMAFIKVNCGAIPEHLLESELFGYESGAFTGARKDGKFGLLELAQGGTVMLDEVGEMPLSLQVKLLRVLQDGEFYRIGGSQPIKLDIRIISATNKKLLDEIQNGSFREDLYYRLQVIEISIPPLGKRVPDIEVLVDHYFSYYCTKYHIEKRLTKETHLALLAYSWPGNVRELKNMIESLVVSVPAISIEAHHLPVHITDSRIKGSEPLTLKERVGNFEKRIIKDALQKHPSIRSAAKELGIDHSTLVKKMKKW, from the coding sequence TTGCTTAATATAATGAAGACAACAGGGTGGGAAGAAATTTTTTCTTCCTTACACAATGGTATTGTGATGGTTGATCATAATGAAAGAATTAGATATATGAATAAATCGGCACAATCCCTTCTACGTATCCATTACTGGGAAGGAGCAGATATCCAAAAAATCGTTCCGAATACTAGAGTGAAAGAAGTTCTTGAAAGTGGTCATAGTTTAATAGGCGAACGACTTGAATTGTTCGATAGAGAATGTGTGGTTAATCGAACGCCCTTCTATAAAAATGAGGAGCTAGTCGGTGTCATTAGTGTTATACAAGATATTACAGAAGTGAAACATTATCGTGATTTGCTTCGCCAGTTTGAGTCAATTATTGAGTTTTCGACAGATGGATTATATGTTGTAGATCAAGAAGGGGTTACGATCTATGTTAACTCCGCTTACGAAGAGATCACTGGTTTTCCAAGGTCTGAGCTAATCGGAAGGCATATGAATGAATTAATAGAGGAAGGTTATATTGATCAGTCAGTGTCATTACTTGTGTTAAAAGAAAAAAAGCGTATATCATTACTACAAAAAATAAGCGATAAAAAGGATGTTATTGTTACGGGTAGCCCTGTTTTTAATGAAAATCATGAAATTGAGTTAGTTGTAACGAGCGTAAGGGATATCACGCAATTAAATAGTTTACGATCAGAGCTTGACCGAGCCAGAACGTTTTCGGCATTGAACCAAAATCGTTATTCTCTTCAGGTAGAAGGAATCTCTGAGAAGGTTATTTTTCGGAGCAATGAGATGTACGAAATATATGAAAAAGTTAAAAGAATCGCACCGTATCCAACAAGTGTTTTACTGTCAGGAGAATCAGGAGTTGGGAAAGAAGTAGTAGCAAATTTAATTCATTATGAAAGTGACCGAAAGGATATGGCATTTATAAAAGTAAACTGCGGTGCTATTCCTGAACACTTACTGGAGTCAGAGTTATTTGGCTATGAGTCAGGTGCTTTTACAGGAGCCCGTAAAGATGGGAAGTTTGGATTGCTAGAATTAGCACAGGGTGGGACTGTTATGCTAGATGAAGTAGGAGAAATGCCTCTATCTCTTCAAGTGAAATTGCTACGTGTTTTACAAGATGGTGAGTTTTATCGTATTGGAGGAAGTCAGCCGATCAAGCTTGATATTCGAATCATATCGGCTACTAATAAAAAGTTGTTAGACGAAATTCAGAACGGTTCCTTCAGAGAGGATCTATATTATAGACTTCAGGTGATTGAGATTTCAATCCCTCCCCTAGGTAAGCGTGTCCCTGATATTGAAGTATTAGTGGATCATTACTTTTCTTATTACTGCACAAAATATCATATTGAAAAAAGATTAACAAAGGAAACACACCTTGCTTTGCTGGCTTATAGTTGGCCCGGGAACGTGAGAGAACTAAAAAATATGATCGAAAGTCTTGTAGTTTCTGTTCCTGCCATTTCGATCGAAGCACACCACTTACCCGTACATATTACAGATTCTCGTATAAAAGGTAGTGAGCCTCTTACATTAAAAGAACGCGTTGGAAACTTTGAAAAGCGTATTATCAAAGATGCTCTTCAGAAACACCCCTCTATCCGCTCGGCTGCAAAAGAATTGGGGATCGATCATTCGACGCTAGTGAAGAAAATGAAGAAGTGGTAA
- a CDS encoding N-acyl homoserine lactonase family protein, which translates to MNFINQHPKLYVMDNGCMSMDKNWMIAMHNPATVTNPHAQTEFVEFPIYTVLIDHPAGKILFDTACNPNSMGPEGRWTEATQKTFPYKANEECYLHNRLEQLNVRPEDIKFVVASHLHLDHAGCLEMFTNATIIVHEDELNGTLQSYARNQKEGAYIWADIDAWIKNNLQWQTIKRNEDNVQLADGIKVLNFGSGHAWGMIGLHVEMPETGGIILASDAVYTAESFGPPIKPPGIIYDSLGYAASVEKIRRLAKETNSQVWFGHDSNQFNHFRKSTEGYYE; encoded by the coding sequence ATGAACTTTATTAATCAACACCCGAAGCTGTATGTGATGGATAACGGTTGCATGAGTATGGATAAAAACTGGATGATCGCTATGCATAATCCAGCAACAGTAACGAACCCCCATGCCCAAACAGAATTTGTAGAATTCCCAATCTACACTGTTTTAATAGACCATCCGGCTGGTAAAATTCTTTTTGATACGGCGTGTAACCCAAATTCAATGGGTCCTGAGGGACGTTGGACAGAAGCGACACAAAAAACTTTTCCTTATAAAGCGAATGAAGAATGCTATCTCCATAACCGATTAGAGCAATTAAACGTACGGCCTGAAGATATTAAATTCGTAGTCGCTTCCCACTTACACCTCGATCACGCCGGATGTCTGGAAATGTTCACAAATGCAACCATCATTGTGCATGAAGACGAATTAAATGGAACTCTTCAGTCTTATGCTCGAAACCAGAAAGAAGGCGCCTACATATGGGCAGATATCGATGCATGGATCAAAAACAACCTTCAATGGCAAACCATTAAGCGAAATGAAGATAATGTGCAGCTTGCAGATGGAATAAAAGTCTTAAATTTTGGAAGTGGACATGCGTGGGGAATGATCGGTTTACACGTAGAAATGCCTGAAACTGGTGGAATCATCCTTGCCTCAGATGCCGTCTATACAGCAGAAAGCTTTGGACCGCCTATCAAACCACCAGGCATCATTTATGATTCACTAGGTTACGCGGCTTCTGTTGAAAAAATTCGTCGACTAGCTAAGGAAACAAATAGTCAAGTATGGTTTGGTCATGACTCAAATCAGTTTAATCATTTCCGCAAATCAACAGAAGGTTATTACGAATAA
- a CDS encoding iron-containing alcohol dehydrogenase translates to MSFSKLVFTPLSFTGWGSLEQLLPEVEKHLPERILVVTDPVLNEIGLVDRVRLPLEDAGYSVDIYTDTKPEPPLAIGEKLVNYTRENKYNLVIGLGGGSALDLAKLTAVLSAHEGPVSDYLNLSGSREITKKGLPKILIPTTAGTGSEVTNIAVLSLETSKDVVTHDYLLADAAIVDPELTLSVPAKVTAATGVDALTHAIEAYVSVNASPTTDGLALQAIRLISLSIRRAVSNGEDREARIDMSHGSYIAGLAFFNAGVAGVHALAYPLGGQFHIAHGDSNAVLLPYVMGYIRKSCTKRMGDILNALGGNSQFLSEEKASYECVRQLERLVKDVGIPSTLGGFNIPSSALESLTEDGLKQNRLLARSPLPLYEADIRAIYQSAFNGEVVEASLANVPHP, encoded by the coding sequence ATGTCTTTTTCAAAACTTGTTTTCACGCCACTCAGCTTCACCGGCTGGGGTTCACTTGAGCAGCTTTTACCTGAAGTGGAGAAGCATTTACCTGAGCGTATTCTTGTAGTGACCGATCCCGTTTTAAATGAGATTGGCCTCGTTGATCGCGTTCGACTACCGTTAGAAGATGCAGGATACTCAGTAGATATTTATACCGATACTAAGCCAGAGCCACCGCTCGCTATTGGGGAAAAGCTCGTCAATTATACGAGAGAAAATAAATATAACCTCGTTATCGGTCTTGGCGGAGGAAGTGCATTAGATCTCGCCAAATTAACGGCTGTTTTATCTGCACACGAAGGGCCTGTAAGTGATTATCTCAATTTATCAGGAAGCCGAGAGATTACAAAAAAAGGCCTCCCAAAAATATTAATTCCAACAACGGCAGGGACTGGTTCTGAAGTAACCAATATCGCAGTGCTATCTCTTGAAACCTCAAAAGATGTCGTTACGCACGACTACCTTCTCGCAGATGCCGCCATTGTTGATCCAGAACTCACCCTTTCTGTACCGGCAAAGGTTACCGCCGCAACAGGTGTTGATGCCCTTACCCATGCAATTGAAGCTTACGTCTCGGTCAACGCGAGCCCTACGACGGATGGACTTGCCTTACAAGCAATCCGGTTAATTAGTCTCTCCATCAGACGCGCCGTTTCTAACGGGGAGGATCGAGAAGCTCGAATCGATATGAGTCATGGAAGCTATATCGCCGGTCTTGCTTTTTTTAATGCCGGTGTTGCAGGCGTTCATGCCCTCGCTTATCCTCTTGGTGGCCAGTTTCATATCGCTCACGGTGATTCCAATGCCGTTCTTCTTCCTTACGTAATGGGATATATTCGAAAAAGCTGTACAAAGCGAATGGGAGACATTTTGAACGCGCTCGGAGGTAATTCTCAATTTCTTTCAGAAGAGAAAGCTTCCTATGAATGCGTTCGCCAATTAGAAAGACTTGTTAAGGATGTCGGCATTCCGAGTACACTTGGCGGGTTTAATATTCCAAGTTCAGCACTTGAGTCACTAACTGAAGACGGTCTGAAACAGAATAGACTTCTTGCCAGAAGCCCGCTTCCTCTTTACGAAGCCGATATTCGCGCGATCTATCAATCTGCCTTTAATGGCGAAGTTGTCGAAGCATCACTTGCAAATGTTCCGCACCCTTAA